In Fimbriimonadaceae bacterium, a single window of DNA contains:
- a CDS encoding adenine phosphoribosyltransferase, translating into MLAESLIRDVPDFPKPGILFKDVTPVLQSPAAFQEAVSLLAADAKAHGAECIVGIESRGFIFGTPIALELGLPFSMARKFGKLPYERISEEYALEYGTNIVEMHMDAVNPGQRVYVVDDLLATGGTAAACARLVERLGGNVCGMGFLVELSFLEGHKNLLGYPVTSLIRY; encoded by the coding sequence ATCCTTGCCGAGTCGCTGATCCGTGACGTCCCTGACTTCCCCAAGCCCGGGATCCTGTTCAAGGACGTGACACCGGTCCTTCAGAGCCCCGCGGCGTTCCAGGAGGCGGTGAGTCTGCTGGCCGCTGACGCCAAGGCCCACGGGGCCGAATGCATCGTCGGCATCGAGTCGCGCGGGTTCATCTTTGGGACGCCGATCGCCCTGGAGCTGGGTCTGCCGTTCTCGATGGCGCGGAAGTTCGGCAAGTTGCCTTATGAGCGGATCAGCGAGGAGTACGCGCTGGAGTACGGCACCAACATTGTCGAGATGCACATGGACGCGGTGAACCCCGGCCAAAGGGTGTATGTGGTCGACGACCTGCTCGCCACCGGAGGCACGGCAGCGGCCTGCGCGCGGTTGGTCGAACGCCTCGGCGGCAACGTCTGCGGCATGGGGTTCTTGGTGGAGTTGTCGTTCCTCGAAGGCCACAAGAACCTCCTCGGCTACCCCGTCACTTCTCTGATCCGCTACTGA
- a CDS encoding (2Fe-2S)-binding protein, translated as MATHPVTVEGFGTFDIEEGTKLVLAIEQSGVDISHRCGGNARCTTCRVQFLSEEPPMREKEHDCLEEDGVLGEFRLSCQSRVDRPMHVKVLMRASEQGWDPGVDVEP; from the coding sequence ATGGCGACCCACCCCGTCACGGTTGAAGGCTTTGGGACATTTGATATTGAAGAGGGCACGAAGCTCGTTTTGGCAATCGAACAGAGCGGGGTGGACATCAGCCACCGGTGCGGGGGCAACGCCCGGTGCACGACTTGCCGCGTCCAGTTTTTGAGCGAAGAGCCGCCGATGCGCGAGAAGGAGCACGACTGCCTGGAGGAGGACGGCGTCCTTGGTGAGTTCCGGCTGAGCTGCCAGAGCCGCGTCGACCGGCCGATGCACGTCAAAGTCCTGATGCGGGCCAGCGAGCAAGGTTGGGACCCAGGGGTCGACGTCGAACCCTGA
- a CDS encoding SOS response-associated peptidase, protein MCARYLYINGRLIRDDFGVVELPEFAPTYNAAPTQWMPVVLADGDRRVARLHRWGLVPPWAKDLSFATSAINARGETLAEKPAFRGAFAHRRCIVPADGFYEWHTEGRAKTPYLVRRKDGRRLAMAGLYEVWTGPDGEVPTFTIVTTEANGQMTFFHDRMPVILEEEDWEAWLASGHVPGPAVQGLVKPFAGELDLTPVNKGVGNPRLDGPELLVPDPPSQTTLF, encoded by the coding sequence ATGTGTGCCCGATACCTCTACATCAACGGACGCCTGATCCGAGACGACTTCGGGGTCGTGGAACTCCCCGAGTTTGCTCCGACCTACAACGCCGCGCCGACCCAGTGGATGCCGGTCGTCCTCGCCGACGGGGACAGACGGGTCGCCCGGCTCCACCGCTGGGGGCTGGTGCCCCCATGGGCCAAGGACTTGTCGTTTGCCACGAGCGCGATCAACGCTCGAGGGGAGACCTTGGCGGAAAAGCCCGCCTTCCGCGGCGCTTTCGCCCACCGACGGTGCATCGTGCCGGCGGACGGCTTCTATGAGTGGCATACCGAAGGCAGGGCCAAGACGCCCTACCTGGTCCGCCGGAAGGACGGGCGGCGGCTCGCCATGGCCGGCCTTTACGAGGTGTGGACAGGCCCCGACGGCGAGGTGCCCACGTTCACGATCGTCACCACAGAGGCCAACGGACAGATGACGTTTTTCCACGACCGCATGCCGGTGATCCTTGAAGAGGAAGACTGGGAGGCATGGCTCGCCTCCGGCCATGTTCCCGGCCCGGCCGTACAGGGCCTGGTCAAGCCGTTCGCGGGCGAGCTTGACCTGACTCCCGTGAACAAGGGAGTCGGCAACCCCCGGCTGGACGGGCCGGAACTGCTCGTCCCCGACCCGCCGTCCCAGACGACCCTGTTTTGA
- a CDS encoding O-antigen ligase family protein, with product MKGLRPEAVALALAAFLAPVIGGQVSQEPTPLSQNLLAEVLGGPALPLMARALLGVLVLGALAYTLVKRQVLPVPPVSMVLALFALVGLLGLSSAMSSFAAVGLSTWWSWMLYAGAFGLTVTCVGRERGTTLVLGAVVAGCAVVGYKGVVEYLAEAATNPTWRVFAGWNNPNGVASLVVGGALLAIGLGSSLKGPLRWASWIGGALAVATLWFTQSKGGLGALAVGLLGLVAMAFVVKRPKPLALGTAVTLALAAVIAVGGPALARSARPNLAVGAQAAPRVFQASATQVQSEDFRKNLWKSAVQIAVTHPTGVGAGNFRFYSAQPGLSDQTVFAHQTFLQIAAEGTWLALAAFVLFLVQWFAKALPTHGTEPDSRRVLKAAVVAAVLAWCAHGFFESNVYYLGLGLTFFIVLGVGVQLADDLSSPEWSPSWVRVAVAVACCLVPMVAMVLAGQQEVAKASFVSALGTPELADAAERLKSVNDPEATYLLGIYGSRTAEERLERLTEAAKKYPRTKVLRALARTQAQAGKPAAAVSSLRLALTYDPNGLPTLAELMRTYDQMGDKESAAATARQLIEVEQKPSYLVRAIPEIVPTETFEARVYLAGHTQDKAEKARLLGEATEGYKRFVATTVPGVIATGNLGGIDIDRAVEIVQSGQAANAQYAQALKDAGQTEKAAQADQDGQGFVEALASLSKPR from the coding sequence TCGCCTACACCTTGGTCAAGCGTCAGGTGCTCCCTGTCCCGCCCGTGTCGATGGTGCTCGCCCTGTTCGCCCTTGTCGGCCTGCTCGGCTTGTCCTCCGCGATGTCCAGCTTCGCCGCCGTCGGGCTCTCGACGTGGTGGTCGTGGATGCTTTATGCCGGGGCGTTCGGCCTCACCGTCACGTGTGTGGGCCGGGAGCGAGGGACCACCCTCGTCCTCGGCGCGGTCGTGGCCGGTTGCGCCGTGGTCGGATACAAGGGTGTCGTCGAATACCTGGCCGAAGCGGCGACAAACCCGACTTGGCGCGTCTTTGCCGGTTGGAACAACCCGAACGGAGTCGCCAGCCTGGTGGTCGGCGGCGCCCTCCTGGCGATCGGGCTCGGTTCGTCCTTGAAAGGCCCGCTTCGCTGGGCGTCATGGATCGGCGGCGCGTTGGCCGTCGCCACGCTCTGGTTCACCCAGTCCAAGGGAGGACTCGGCGCCCTGGCCGTCGGTCTCCTCGGCCTGGTCGCGATGGCGTTCGTGGTCAAGCGACCCAAGCCCTTGGCCCTGGGGACCGCGGTCACCTTGGCGTTGGCCGCCGTCATCGCCGTCGGGGGCCCGGCGCTGGCCCGGTCGGCCCGCCCTAACCTTGCCGTCGGCGCCCAAGCGGCGCCCCGGGTATTCCAGGCGTCGGCGACCCAAGTCCAGAGCGAGGACTTCCGCAAGAACCTCTGGAAGTCGGCGGTCCAGATCGCGGTGACTCACCCGACCGGTGTCGGGGCGGGCAACTTCCGCTTCTATTCGGCCCAACCGGGCCTGAGCGACCAGACCGTCTTTGCCCACCAGACATTCCTCCAAATCGCCGCCGAGGGCACGTGGCTTGCCCTCGCCGCCTTCGTCCTTTTCCTCGTCCAATGGTTCGCCAAGGCGTTGCCCACCCACGGCACCGAGCCGGACTCAAGGCGGGTGCTAAAAGCCGCCGTCGTCGCCGCGGTCCTGGCCTGGTGCGCGCACGGGTTCTTCGAGAGCAACGTCTACTACCTGGGCTTGGGCTTGACCTTCTTCATCGTCTTGGGAGTCGGCGTCCAGCTCGCCGACGACCTTTCGTCGCCCGAGTGGTCACCGTCATGGGTGCGGGTGGCGGTCGCGGTGGCCTGTTGCCTGGTGCCGATGGTCGCGATGGTTTTGGCCGGTCAGCAGGAAGTGGCCAAGGCATCGTTTGTGTCGGCCCTGGGGACTCCAGAACTGGCCGACGCGGCCGAACGGCTGAAGTCGGTCAACGACCCCGAAGCGACCTACCTCCTCGGTATCTATGGCAGCCGCACCGCCGAGGAACGCCTGGAACGTCTGACCGAGGCGGCCAAGAAATACCCCCGTACCAAGGTGCTCAGGGCCCTCGCCAGGACCCAGGCGCAGGCCGGTAAGCCGGCCGCGGCCGTCTCCTCCCTACGGCTCGCCTTGACCTACGACCCGAACGGCCTGCCCACCCTAGCCGAACTCATGCGCACCTATGACCAAATGGGAGACAAGGAGTCTGCGGCGGCCACGGCACGACAACTCATCGAAGTCGAGCAGAAACCGAGCTACTTGGTCCGCGCGATCCCCGAGATCGTCCCCACGGAGACGTTCGAGGCCCGGGTCTACCTGGCGGGACACACCCAAGACAAAGCGGAGAAGGCCCGGCTCTTGGGTGAGGCGACCGAGGGGTACAAGCGCTTTGTCGCGACCACGGTGCCGGGTGTCATTGCCACCGGAAACCTGGGCGGCATCGACATCGACCGGGCCGTCGAAATCGTCCAGAGCGGCCAAGCGGCCAACGCGCAGTACGCCCAGGCGCTCAAGGACGCCGGCCAAACAGAGAAGGCCGCTCAAGCGGACCAAGACGGTCAGGGCTTTGTCGAGGCGCTCGCGTCCTTGTCCAAACCCAGGTAG
- a CDS encoding sigma-70 family RNA polymerase sigma factor — translation MAPGKKIDAASEQALLEQVRGQDLDAFSKIVDAYQARIYGFVKRMVRSDEEALDISQEVFIRAFQAVDRFDGRSGLRTWLFRIAHNLCVDRARRNERAPSFVSLEPTESDDGPREVADERWNPEHAVLQDELRDVVDAALATMSEKLRTVLLLHDKEDMGYEEISKTVDVPVGTVKSRLFLARAHLQEHVGQYLAKR, via the coding sequence TTGGCGCCTGGTAAGAAAATCGACGCAGCGAGCGAACAGGCCCTTTTAGAGCAGGTGCGCGGGCAAGACCTGGACGCCTTCTCGAAAATCGTCGATGCCTACCAAGCCCGCATTTATGGGTTCGTCAAGCGCATGGTGCGCTCCGACGAGGAGGCCCTCGACATCTCCCAGGAGGTCTTCATCCGTGCGTTTCAGGCCGTCGACCGGTTTGACGGGCGCTCCGGGCTCCGCACCTGGCTGTTCCGCATCGCCCACAACCTCTGTGTCGACCGCGCCCGCCGCAACGAGCGGGCCCCGTCGTTCGTCAGCCTAGAACCGACCGAAAGCGACGACGGGCCGCGTGAAGTCGCCGACGAGCGGTGGAACCCCGAACACGCGGTCTTGCAAGACGAACTTCGGGACGTGGTGGACGCTGCGCTCGCCACGATGAGCGAGAAGTTGCGGACCGTCCTCCTCTTGCACGACAAGGAAGACATGGGATATGAAGAGATATCGAAGACGGTGGACGTGCCGGTCGGCACGGTCAAGAGTCGACTCTTCTTGGCAAGGGCTCACTTGCAAGAGCATGTGGGCCAATATTTAGCGAAGAGATAA
- a CDS encoding M20/M25/M40 family metallo-hydrolase produces MVNQERLLALFRELVLLDAPSLHERASVDRVKEILAEMGLDPVEDDAGAAIGGDAGNVVAVLKGNKPGAPRVFLSAHFDTVEPTKGLVLVEKDGVISSDGTTILGADDKGGMAPAIEAVRMLQESGVEHGDVVLLFSVAEEVGLRGAAHLKIQDLGLDFGYVLDTGPPVGTFVTRTATHDKLDVTILGKPAHSGKDPEKGINAIQVLADAVAPMRLGRIGPETTANFGIVEGGTAVNVVCPSVRLRGEARSTDVAELDRQIDHMLQCLEAAARKWGAELKVVHDRHYDAYLVPEDSTVVQVAQRASRNLGFDPALRTTLGGSDANAYNAKGVPCIVLGTGMDKIHTHEEYIRVQDLVDTARLAYELVVEAAKG; encoded by the coding sequence GTGGTCAACCAAGAACGGCTCCTCGCCCTGTTCCGTGAGCTCGTGCTGCTCGACGCCCCGTCGCTCCACGAACGGGCCAGCGTCGACCGGGTCAAAGAGATCCTCGCCGAGATGGGATTGGACCCCGTGGAAGACGACGCGGGAGCGGCCATCGGCGGAGACGCGGGCAATGTGGTCGCGGTGCTGAAGGGGAACAAGCCGGGGGCGCCACGGGTGTTCCTCAGCGCCCACTTCGACACCGTCGAGCCGACGAAAGGTCTGGTGCTGGTCGAGAAGGACGGGGTGATCAGCAGTGACGGCACGACGATCCTTGGCGCCGACGACAAAGGCGGTATGGCCCCGGCCATCGAGGCGGTGCGAATGCTCCAAGAGTCTGGAGTCGAGCACGGTGACGTCGTCCTGCTCTTTAGCGTGGCAGAAGAGGTCGGGCTCCGTGGGGCGGCCCACCTGAAAATCCAAGACCTCGGCCTCGACTTCGGCTATGTCCTTGACACCGGCCCGCCGGTCGGCACGTTCGTCACCCGCACGGCCACCCATGACAAGCTGGACGTCACGATCTTGGGCAAGCCTGCCCACAGCGGCAAGGACCCCGAAAAAGGAATCAACGCCATCCAGGTCCTCGCCGACGCGGTCGCGCCGATGCGCTTGGGCCGTATCGGGCCCGAGACCACGGCGAACTTCGGCATTGTCGAGGGCGGCACGGCGGTCAACGTGGTCTGCCCCTCCGTCCGGCTGCGCGGCGAGGCCCGCAGCACCGACGTCGCCGAACTGGACCGACAAATCGACCACATGCTCCAATGCCTGGAGGCCGCGGCGCGGAAATGGGGGGCCGAACTCAAGGTGGTCCACGACCGGCACTACGACGCCTACCTCGTCCCCGAGGACAGCACGGTCGTCCAGGTGGCCCAAAGGGCAAGCCGCAATTTGGGCTTCGACCCGGCCTTACGCACCACCCTGGGCGGCAGTGACGCCAACGCCTACAACGCCAAAGGGGTGCCATGCATCGTCTTGGGCACCGGCATGGACAAGATCCACACCCATGAAGAGTACATTCGAGTCCAGGACCTTGTCGACACGGCGCGTCTTGCCTACGAGTTGGTCGTCGAAGCGGCGAAAGGCTAG
- the mrdA gene encoding penicillin-binding protein 2 — translation MSVIHAPEQTPLDARLLAVPAVLVVAFAGFIVKLWNLQVVQSADVIDRAGKTAVMSDTSLAPRGRIVDRADRPVADVRQELVVVAKLSVISKLLKDDPAAIDEAASLLGLTKEAILKKLERDQTRRDLWTPVSVGVSTEVASKFVENPDRFPGFDIRSTPMRSYWDTTSLAHILGYVWTPNDKVDESLRAQGVTPAEYVGRAGLEQQYELALMGKPGSEKFGIDAKRRPIRYLGSDEPVPGKKLVLSIDLELQRLANRLLDGHRGAVVALDPQTGGVLALASSPNYDAKVWQGGISHDDYQRLLDDPGKPLYDRGFQASYAPGSTFKVVTSIAALRAGVLDPSHAIVCPGYLAVGRRRMKCENHGPGAVLDYRLALTKSCNTYFGDLARKAGIEQMRKACADLGLGERTGLDVPGEGSGFVSSPEWLERMVAKGAKHGWYEGDTVNMGIGQGELAVTPLQMAEVASLVANRGVSYRPHVVKAIVDPQTKESTDVAKQVLGKVDAPGWFWSALTGAMNNVIEGGTARSAQIPGLSWAGKTGSAENDPRKATHAWFIGFAPLDNPKIAVCVLIENGGHGGDVSAPIARQVVARYLGLDKDASASTKP, via the coding sequence GTGTCGGTGATCCACGCGCCCGAGCAGACCCCCCTCGACGCCCGGCTGCTCGCCGTGCCCGCCGTCTTGGTCGTCGCCTTTGCCGGTTTCATCGTCAAGCTGTGGAACCTCCAAGTGGTCCAGTCAGCGGACGTGATCGACCGGGCGGGGAAGACCGCCGTGATGTCGGACACGAGCCTGGCCCCGCGGGGCCGGATCGTGGATCGGGCCGACCGGCCTGTGGCCGACGTGAGGCAGGAACTGGTCGTCGTCGCCAAGCTGAGTGTTATCAGCAAGTTGCTCAAGGATGACCCGGCGGCTATCGACGAGGCGGCCTCGTTGCTCGGGCTCACCAAAGAGGCCATCCTCAAGAAGCTGGAACGCGACCAGACCCGCCGTGACCTGTGGACTCCGGTGAGCGTGGGGGTCTCGACCGAGGTCGCGAGCAAATTCGTCGAGAACCCCGACCGCTTCCCCGGCTTTGACATCCGGTCGACGCCCATGCGGAGCTATTGGGACACGACGAGCCTGGCCCACATCCTGGGCTACGTCTGGACGCCGAACGACAAGGTGGACGAGTCCCTCCGCGCCCAGGGGGTGACCCCGGCCGAATACGTCGGACGGGCCGGACTGGAGCAACAGTACGAACTGGCCCTTATGGGTAAGCCGGGGAGCGAAAAGTTCGGTATAGACGCGAAGAGACGCCCGATCCGCTACCTAGGCAGTGACGAGCCGGTGCCGGGAAAGAAGCTGGTGCTGAGCATCGACCTGGAACTCCAGCGCCTGGCCAACCGGTTGCTGGACGGGCACCGTGGTGCGGTCGTCGCCCTTGACCCCCAGACTGGGGGGGTGCTGGCCCTGGCGAGCTCGCCGAACTACGACGCAAAGGTGTGGCAGGGCGGCATCAGCCACGACGACTACCAGCGTCTGCTCGACGACCCTGGCAAGCCCCTCTATGACCGCGGGTTCCAGGCGAGCTATGCACCGGGGTCGACGTTCAAGGTCGTCACCTCCATTGCCGCGCTCCGGGCCGGGGTGCTGGACCCCAGCCACGCCATCGTGTGCCCCGGTTACCTCGCGGTCGGTCGTCGCCGTATGAAGTGCGAGAACCACGGCCCTGGCGCGGTGCTCGACTACCGGCTCGCCCTGACCAAGTCGTGCAACACCTACTTTGGCGATTTGGCCCGCAAGGCCGGCATCGAGCAGATGCGGAAGGCGTGCGCAGATTTGGGCCTGGGCGAGCGGACCGGCCTGGACGTGCCTGGTGAAGGCAGCGGCTTTGTCTCCTCGCCGGAGTGGCTGGAACGCATGGTCGCCAAGGGGGCCAAACACGGTTGGTACGAAGGTGACACGGTGAACATGGGCATCGGCCAGGGTGAACTGGCCGTGACCCCGCTCCAAATGGCGGAGGTCGCCAGCCTGGTCGCCAACCGCGGCGTTTCTTACCGCCCGCATGTTGTCAAGGCGATCGTCGACCCCCAGACCAAGGAGAGCACCGACGTGGCCAAACAAGTCTTGGGCAAGGTCGACGCCCCGGGATGGTTCTGGTCTGCTCTGACGGGGGCGATGAACAACGTCATCGAGGGGGGCACGGCCCGGTCAGCCCAGATACCCGGCCTCTCCTGGGCGGGCAAGACCGGATCGGCCGAGAACGACCCTCGCAAGGCCACCCACGCCTGGTTCATCGGGTTTGCTCCCCTTGACAACCCCAAGATCGCGGTCTGTGTCCTGATTGAAAACGGTGGGCATGGCGGTGACGTCTCGGCCCCCATCGCCCGCCAGGTCGTCGCCCGCTACCTGGGTTTGGACAAGGACGCGAGCGCCTCGACAAAGCCCTGA
- a CDS encoding transglycosylase domain-containing protein, which translates to MSSIDRAATPKPGKRWVRGLKIAGVVVVILGSVLFVVGSALWQNRLEKAALMVPHLSDYIHEIDTKPSVLLSEDGQVLFQESPQNREYVTRDKIPNSVIYAILAAEDKRFYQHTGVDVYAIGRILGNAAKGAKTPGGASTLTMQIAKKVFTGDEYSLDRKINNMALATMIERMRTKDQILELYLNEMFFGHGAYGIAAAARVYFNKSLDELTVAEAATLARCVRAPSRENPIDDPEAALENRNVVLKIMEEEGFISSDVYEKAREEKLNVYKREKGESRSRKRMPYFVDYVLLQELKEVAPEVDFASGGYRIETTVNTGLQAKVQEVFNKTLRSYRGAKVNMGAFLCIDTDGKILAMISGQDYKKDQYNLVTRAKLQPGSAFKPFVYSTAFENGVLSPYGDVNNNTFMIRDGRHSRPIKSGGPKGMVSVRSAFSQSYNSAAMWAQEAAGLSNVMQKSREAFGFKYLKDGVKTTAIGANTVTIMEMASAYSVFQQDGYRVRPFAIKRIIGPDGTVIHEFSGTKIGRVVSADTAAGIDYLMRAVVTSGSGRDASGVPNAHGKTGTTSDYKDAWFCGYTNRFVGIVWLASQVTRADGSKKRLAMDGVYGGQYSCPLWAKLMTVVQDELGESGPRHPRRSQPEPSEEPPQEDVPEAPAGDTPEMDTPEAGAPVEETEEPKGKTTEPPTPTDDGGTVPEATRPAGPRAEPPDTKSRGVVYVEVCADTGLRATLYCPERVKRAFVKGTEPKSRCTVHGG; encoded by the coding sequence GTGTCCTCGATAGACCGTGCGGCGACTCCGAAGCCGGGGAAGCGCTGGGTGCGAGGGCTCAAGATCGCCGGCGTCGTCGTCGTGATCCTTGGGTCGGTGCTCTTCGTCGTCGGTTCGGCCTTGTGGCAGAACCGGTTGGAGAAAGCGGCGTTGATGGTCCCGCACCTCTCGGACTACATCCACGAGATCGACACCAAACCCAGTGTCTTGCTCAGCGAAGACGGCCAAGTCCTCTTTCAGGAGTCGCCCCAGAACCGGGAGTACGTCACGAGGGACAAGATCCCCAACTCCGTCATCTACGCGATCTTGGCCGCCGAGGACAAACGCTTCTACCAGCACACCGGCGTCGACGTCTACGCGATCGGGCGGATCCTCGGCAACGCCGCCAAGGGAGCGAAGACCCCCGGTGGCGCCTCGACCCTGACGATGCAGATCGCCAAGAAGGTCTTCACCGGTGACGAGTACTCCCTGGACCGCAAGATCAACAACATGGCCCTCGCCACGATGATCGAGCGGATGCGGACGAAGGACCAGATCCTCGAGCTGTATCTCAATGAGATGTTCTTTGGGCACGGTGCCTACGGCATCGCGGCCGCGGCCCGGGTCTACTTCAACAAGTCGCTGGACGAACTGACCGTCGCCGAGGCGGCGACGCTGGCCCGTTGCGTCCGGGCGCCGAGCCGCGAGAACCCGATCGACGACCCTGAGGCCGCCCTTGAAAACCGGAACGTGGTCCTCAAGATCATGGAGGAAGAGGGCTTCATCTCTTCGGACGTCTATGAGAAGGCTAGGGAAGAGAAGCTCAACGTATACAAGCGTGAGAAGGGGGAGTCCCGCTCCCGCAAGCGGATGCCCTACTTTGTCGACTATGTGCTCCTTCAAGAGCTGAAAGAGGTCGCTCCCGAAGTCGATTTCGCGTCGGGCGGATACCGGATCGAGACGACCGTCAACACCGGGCTTCAAGCCAAAGTCCAGGAAGTCTTCAACAAAACCTTGCGCTCTTACCGTGGCGCAAAGGTCAACATGGGGGCGTTCCTGTGCATCGACACGGACGGCAAGATCCTCGCCATGATCAGCGGCCAGGATTACAAGAAGGACCAGTACAATTTGGTCACCCGGGCCAAGCTTCAGCCCGGTTCCGCGTTCAAGCCGTTCGTCTATTCCACCGCGTTCGAGAACGGGGTGTTGAGCCCCTACGGCGACGTCAACAACAACACGTTCATGATCCGGGACGGGCGCCATTCCCGTCCGATCAAGTCGGGCGGCCCCAAGGGGATGGTCAGCGTCCGTAGCGCCTTCTCCCAGTCGTACAACAGCGCGGCGATGTGGGCCCAGGAAGCTGCGGGGCTCAGCAACGTCATGCAAAAGTCCCGTGAAGCCTTCGGTTTCAAGTACCTGAAGGACGGGGTCAAGACGACGGCGATCGGCGCCAACACGGTGACGATCATGGAAATGGCGTCGGCGTACAGCGTCTTCCAGCAGGACGGCTATCGGGTCCGCCCCTTCGCGATCAAGCGGATCATCGGGCCCGACGGCACCGTGATCCATGAGTTCTCGGGCACCAAGATCGGGCGTGTCGTCAGCGCCGACACGGCTGCGGGCATCGATTACCTGATGCGGGCCGTCGTGACAAGCGGGAGCGGCCGCGACGCCAGCGGCGTCCCCAACGCCCACGGCAAGACGGGGACGACAAGCGACTACAAGGACGCGTGGTTCTGCGGCTACACCAACCGCTTTGTGGGCATCGTGTGGCTCGCCAGCCAGGTCACCCGGGCCGACGGCAGCAAGAAGCGGCTCGCTATGGACGGGGTGTATGGCGGCCAGTACAGTTGCCCGCTCTGGGCCAAGCTGATGACCGTCGTCCAAGACGAACTTGGCGAGTCCGGCCCGCGGCACCCACGCCGCTCGCAGCCCGAGCCGTCCGAAGAGCCGCCCCAGGAAGACGTGCCCGAGGCGCCGGCCGGCGACACCCCCGAGATGGACACTCCCGAAGCCGGTGCGCCCGTCGAGGAGACTGAGGAACCCAAGGGCAAGACAACCGAGCCTCCGACGCCGACCGACGACGGCGGCACTGTCCCTGAGGCGACCCGCCCGGCCGGTCCCCGGGCCGAGCCCCCCGACACCAAGTCACGCGGCGTCGTGTACGTCGAGGTTTGCGCCGACACCGGGCTCAGGGCCACGCTGTACTGTCCAGAAAGGGTCAAGCGTGCCTTTGTGAAGGGGACCGAGCCCAAATCGAGGTGCACGGTCCATGGCGGTTGA